In Pseudomonas fluorescens, the following are encoded in one genomic region:
- the upp gene encoding uracil phosphoribosyltransferase has protein sequence MPIHEIRHPLIRHKLGLMRRADISTKNFRELAQEVGALLTYEATKDLPLESYDIEGWCGTVSVEKIAGKKITVVPILRAGIGMLEGVLSLIPGAKVSAVGVARNEETLEAHTYLEKLVPEIDERLAMIIDPMLATGGSMVATIDLLKKAGCKDIRAMVLVAAPEGIAVVEKAHPDVIIYTASIDQKLNEHGYIIPGLGDAGDKIFGTKQKDA, from the coding sequence ATGCCCATCCATGAGATCCGCCACCCGCTGATCCGTCATAAACTTGGCCTTATGCGCCGCGCAGACATCAGCACCAAGAATTTCCGTGAGCTCGCTCAGGAAGTCGGCGCCCTGCTGACCTATGAAGCCACCAAAGACCTGCCGCTGGAATCCTACGATATCGAAGGCTGGTGCGGCACCGTATCGGTCGAGAAAATCGCCGGCAAGAAAATCACCGTGGTGCCGATCCTGCGTGCCGGCATAGGCATGCTCGAAGGCGTGCTCAGCCTGATCCCGGGCGCCAAGGTCAGCGCCGTGGGCGTGGCCCGCAACGAGGAAACCCTCGAAGCCCATACCTACCTGGAAAAACTGGTCCCGGAAATCGACGAACGCCTGGCCATGATCATCGACCCGATGCTCGCCACCGGCGGCTCGATGGTTGCCACCATCGACCTGCTGAAAAAAGCCGGCTGCAAGGACATCCGCGCCATGGTGCTGGTCGCCGCGCCAGAAGGCATCGCTGTGGTCGAGAAAGCTCACCCGGACGTAATCATCTACACCGCATCCATTGATCAAAAACTGAACGAACATGGCTACATCATCCCTGGGCTTGGCGATGCCGGTGACAAGATCTTCGGCACCAAGCAGAAGGACGCGTGA
- a CDS encoding uracil-xanthine permease family protein encodes MQQEFNDPLWRTVLSGAQMLFVAFGALVLMPLITGLDPNVALFTAGLGTILFQIVTGRQVPVFLASSFAFITPIILAKGQFGLAATMGGVMAAGFVYTFLGLAVKIKGTGFIDRLLPPVVIGPVIISIGLAMAPIAANMAMGKAGDGSELIHYQTAMLISMPALLTTLIVAVFGKGIFRLVPIISGVLVGFGMAFYFGVVDTAKIAAAPWFAIPHFTAPEFNWQAILFIVPVALAPAIEHIGGVIAVGSVTGRDYLKKPGLHRTLLGDGIATTAAGLFGGPPNTTYAEVTGAVMLTKNYNPKIMTWAAIFAISLAFIGKFGALLQSIPVPVMGGILCLLFGSIAAVGMNTLIRHKIDLGEARNLVIVSVTLVFGIGGVLIGTGTGPDDFGLKGIALCAVVAIGLNLILPGNDSWKHKKANEPLI; translated from the coding sequence ATGCAGCAAGAGTTCAACGATCCGCTCTGGCGCACGGTGCTGTCGGGTGCACAGATGCTGTTCGTGGCCTTCGGCGCCCTGGTGTTGATGCCGCTGATTACCGGTCTCGACCCGAACGTGGCGCTGTTCACGGCCGGCCTGGGGACGATCCTGTTCCAGATCGTCACCGGGCGTCAGGTGCCGGTGTTCCTGGCATCGAGCTTTGCCTTCATCACCCCGATCATTCTCGCCAAGGGCCAGTTCGGCCTGGCCGCGACCATGGGCGGCGTGATGGCGGCAGGTTTCGTCTACACCTTCCTCGGCCTGGCCGTGAAGATCAAAGGCACCGGGTTCATCGACCGCCTGCTGCCGCCGGTGGTGATCGGGCCGGTGATCATTTCGATCGGCCTGGCCATGGCGCCGATTGCCGCCAACATGGCCATGGGCAAGGCCGGCGACGGCAGTGAATTGATTCATTACCAGACGGCGATGTTGATCTCGATGCCCGCGCTGCTGACCACACTGATCGTTGCGGTTTTCGGCAAGGGCATCTTCCGCCTGGTGCCGATCATCTCCGGCGTGCTGGTGGGCTTTGGCATGGCGTTCTACTTCGGCGTGGTCGACACGGCGAAGATAGCGGCGGCACCGTGGTTCGCCATCCCGCACTTCACCGCGCCGGAGTTCAACTGGCAGGCGATTTTGTTCATCGTTCCGGTGGCCTTGGCCCCGGCCATCGAACACATCGGCGGCGTGATTGCCGTGGGTAGCGTGACCGGTCGCGATTACCTGAAGAAACCCGGCCTGCACCGCACCCTGCTCGGCGATGGTATTGCCACCACGGCGGCCGGTCTGTTCGGCGGTCCGCCCAACACCACCTACGCCGAAGTGACCGGCGCGGTCATGCTGACCAAGAACTACAACCCGAAAATCATGACCTGGGCGGCGATCTTCGCCATCAGCCTGGCGTTCATCGGCAAGTTCGGCGCACTGCTGCAAAGCATTCCGGTGCCGGTGATGGGCGGGATTCTGTGCCTGCTGTTCGGTTCGATTGCGGCGGTGGGGATGAACACGCTGATCCGCCACAAGATCGATCTGGGCGAGGCGCGCAATCTGGTGATTGTGTCGGTGACCCTGGTGTTCGGGATCGGCGGCGTGCTGATCGGCACCGGCACCGGGCCGGACGACTTCGGCCTCAAGGGCATCGCGCTGTGCGCGGTGGTGGCGATTGGCTTGAACCTGATCCTGCCGGGCAATGACAGCTGGAAGCACAAGAAGGCGAATGAGCCGCTGATCTGA
- the mqo gene encoding malate dehydrogenase (quinone), which yields MAHNEAVDVVLVGAGIMSATLAVLLKELDPAIKLEVVELMDSGAAESSNPWNNAGTGHAGLCELNYTPQAADGAVDIKKAVHINTQFEVSKQFWSYLTKKGTFGSCKSFISPVPHLSFVQGDSGVSFLKERFKVLSKHHAFSDMEYTEDKAKMAEWMPLMMPGRDPGETLAATRVINGTDVNFGALTNQLLKHLTSAPDAQVKYCKRVTGLKRSNGGWTVSIKDVNSGNTREVDAKFVFLGAGGAALPLLQASGIEESKGFGGFPISGQWLRCDNPEVVKHHQAKVYSQAAVGSPPMSVPHLDTRVVEGKKSLLFGPYAGFTTKFLKHGSFMDLPMSVRAGNIGPMLSVAKNNMDLTKYLVSEVMQSMEQRLESLRRFYPEAKAEDWRLEVAGQRVQIIKKDPKKGGVLQFGTELVAAKDGSLAALLGASPGASVTVSIMLELIEKCFPSKTKGEWATKLAEIFPAREKVLETDAALYRKINTQNNVALELVEASSETESYA from the coding sequence ATGGCGCATAACGAAGCAGTCGACGTAGTACTGGTTGGGGCCGGCATCATGAGTGCCACCCTTGCAGTACTGCTCAAAGAGCTCGACCCCGCGATCAAGCTGGAAGTCGTCGAGCTGATGGATTCCGGTGCCGCGGAGAGTTCCAACCCGTGGAACAACGCCGGTACCGGTCACGCCGGGCTGTGTGAGCTCAACTACACGCCGCAGGCCGCCGATGGCGCCGTCGACATCAAGAAAGCCGTGCACATCAACACCCAGTTCGAGGTGTCGAAGCAGTTCTGGTCGTACCTGACCAAGAAAGGCACGTTCGGCTCGTGCAAATCGTTTATCAGCCCGGTGCCACACCTGAGCTTCGTGCAAGGTGACAGTGGTGTTTCCTTCCTCAAGGAGCGCTTCAAGGTACTGAGCAAGCACCACGCCTTTTCGGACATGGAATACACCGAAGACAAGGCCAAAATGGCCGAGTGGATGCCGCTGATGATGCCTGGCCGCGATCCTGGCGAAACCCTCGCCGCGACCCGCGTGATCAATGGCACCGACGTCAACTTCGGTGCCCTGACCAACCAGTTGCTCAAGCACCTGACCAGCGCACCCGATGCCCAGGTCAAGTACTGCAAGCGCGTGACCGGCCTCAAGCGCAGCAACGGCGGCTGGACCGTCAGCATCAAGGACGTCAACAGCGGCAACACCCGTGAAGTCGACGCCAAGTTCGTCTTCCTCGGCGCTGGCGGCGCGGCACTGCCGCTGCTGCAGGCTTCGGGCATCGAAGAGAGCAAAGGCTTCGGCGGCTTCCCGATCAGCGGCCAATGGCTGCGTTGCGACAACCCGGAAGTGGTCAAGCACCACCAGGCCAAGGTCTACAGCCAGGCTGCCGTAGGTTCGCCGCCAATGTCCGTGCCGCACCTGGACACCCGCGTGGTCGAAGGCAAGAAGTCCCTGCTGTTCGGACCTTATGCCGGCTTCACCACCAAGTTCCTCAAGCACGGCTCCTTCATGGACCTGCCGATGTCGGTTCGCGCCGGCAACATCGGGCCGATGCTGTCCGTGGCAAAAAACAACATGGACCTGACCAAGTACCTGGTCAGCGAAGTGATGCAGTCGATGGAGCAGCGCCTGGAGTCCCTGCGTCGCTTCTACCCTGAGGCGAAAGCTGAAGACTGGCGCCTGGAAGTGGCCGGCCAACGGGTACAGATCATCAAGAAAGACCCGAAGAAAGGCGGCGTCCTGCAATTCGGTACCGAACTTGTCGCGGCCAAGGATGGTTCCCTGGCGGCACTGCTCGGCGCTTCGCCAGGTGCCTCGGTGACCGTTTCGATCATGCTTGAGCTGATCGAAAAATGCTTCCCGAGCAAAACCAAGGGCGAATGGGCCACCAAACTGGCGGAAATTTTCCCGGCCCGGGAAAAGGTCCTGGAAACCGACGCTGCGCTGTATCGCAAGATCAACACGCAGAACAACGTTGCCCTGGAACTGGTTGAAGCCAGCAGCGAGACCGAAAGCTACGCTTGA
- a CDS encoding WbuC family cupin fold metalloprotein, producing the protein MDTPRFLDQTLFAELAGKAAVNPRGRQHHNFHQMKDACHRMAVGLQPSTYIPPHRHLGDNKAETLLVLKGRLGVLIFDEAGAVLSKTVLQTGGDCVGVDLPTGVFHGLVVLEADSLMFECKAGPYRPVGEGELAHWAPREGEPGVAEYQAWMRAQFD; encoded by the coding sequence ATGGATACGCCTCGCTTTCTGGATCAGACCTTGTTCGCCGAGCTGGCCGGGAAAGCCGCGGTCAATCCTCGTGGGCGCCAGCATCACAACTTCCATCAGATGAAAGACGCTTGCCATCGCATGGCGGTGGGGTTGCAGCCGTCCACGTATATCCCGCCTCACCGGCATTTGGGTGACAACAAGGCCGAAACCCTGTTGGTCCTCAAGGGGCGGCTGGGCGTGTTGATCTTTGATGAGGCCGGTGCGGTGCTGAGCAAGACTGTGCTTCAGACCGGTGGCGACTGTGTTGGCGTGGACCTGCCGACCGGTGTGTTCCACGGATTGGTGGTGTTGGAGGCCGACAGCCTGATGTTCGAATGCAAGGCCGGTCCTTACCGCCCGGTCGGTGAGGGTGAGCTGGCGCATTGGGCGCCGCGCGAAGGCGAGCCCGGTGTTGCCGAGTATCAGGCGTGGATGCGCGCGCAGTTCGACTGA
- the hemH gene encoding ferrochelatase, giving the protein MTDHALLLVNLGSPASTSVADVRSYLNQFLMDPYVIDLPWPVRRLLVSLILIKRPEQSAHAYASIWWDEGSPLVVLSRRLQQAMTRQWQHGPVELAMRYGEPSIESTLVRMAAGGHKRITLAPLYPQFADSTTTTVIEEAIRVVREKNLDVQLSVLQPFYDQPEYLDALVATTQPYLEQDFDHLLMSFHGLPERHLKKLNPGHSFEGGGDCCAGAPPEVVATCYRGQCLRTAAEFAKRMGLPEGKWSVSFQSRLGRAKWIEPYTEARLDELAKSGVKKVLVMCPAFVADCIETLEEIGDRGKEQFREAGGEELVLVPCLNDDPHWARALSVLCERAPLAL; this is encoded by the coding sequence ATGACCGATCACGCGTTGCTTCTGGTCAATCTGGGTTCACCTGCCTCCACCTCGGTGGCGGATGTGCGCAGTTACCTCAATCAATTTCTGATGGACCCGTACGTGATCGACCTGCCATGGCCGGTTCGACGGCTGCTGGTGTCGCTGATTCTGATCAAGCGTCCCGAGCAGTCGGCCCATGCTTATGCCTCGATCTGGTGGGACGAGGGCTCGCCGCTGGTGGTGCTCAGCCGTCGCCTGCAACAAGCCATGACCCGTCAATGGCAGCATGGCCCGGTCGAACTGGCGATGCGCTACGGCGAGCCGTCGATTGAATCGACGCTGGTGCGCATGGCCGCCGGGGGGCACAAGCGAATCACCCTGGCGCCGCTGTATCCACAGTTCGCCGACAGCACCACGACTACGGTCATCGAAGAGGCCATACGCGTGGTGCGCGAGAAAAACCTCGACGTGCAACTGTCGGTGCTGCAACCGTTCTACGATCAACCGGAATACCTCGATGCGCTGGTGGCCACGACCCAACCCTATCTGGAGCAGGATTTCGATCACTTGCTGATGAGCTTTCACGGCTTGCCGGAACGGCATCTGAAGAAGCTCAACCCCGGTCACAGCTTCGAGGGTGGTGGTGATTGCTGCGCCGGCGCGCCGCCGGAGGTGGTCGCCACCTGTTATCGCGGCCAGTGCCTGCGTACGGCGGCAGAGTTTGCCAAACGCATGGGGTTGCCGGAGGGCAAGTGGTCGGTGTCGTTCCAGTCGCGTCTGGGGCGCGCCAAATGGATCGAACCCTACACCGAAGCGCGCCTGGATGAGTTGGCCAAAAGCGGCGTGAAAAAGGTTCTGGTGATGTGCCCGGCGTTCGTTGCCGATTGCATCGAGACCCTGGAAGAGATCGGTGATCGCGGCAAGGAGCAATTCCGCGAGGCGGGGGGCGAGGAGTTGGTGCTGGTGCCGTGCCTCAACGATGATCCGCATTGGGCGCGGGCGTTGAGTGTGTTGTGCGAGCGCGCGCCGTTGGCGCTTTAA
- a CDS encoding hypoxanthine-guanine phosphoribosyltransferase, translating into MSADLEHIRQIMREADCLYTEAEVEAAIARVGAQINEQMADSNPVVFCVMNGGLIFSGKLLTYLHFPLEASYLHATRYRNETSGGDLFWKAKPEVSFIDRDVLIIDDILDEGHTLGAIIDFCKHAGARKVHTAVLIDKDHDRKARPDLKADFVGLPCIDRYIFGYGMDYKGYWRNANGIFAVKGM; encoded by the coding sequence ATGTCCGCTGATCTCGAGCATATCCGTCAAATCATGCGAGAGGCTGACTGCCTGTACACCGAAGCTGAAGTCGAGGCGGCCATCGCCCGCGTCGGTGCACAAATCAACGAACAAATGGCTGACAGCAACCCGGTGGTGTTCTGCGTGATGAACGGCGGGCTGATTTTCTCCGGCAAGCTGCTCACCTACCTGCACTTCCCACTGGAGGCGTCTTACCTGCACGCCACCCGTTATCGCAACGAAACCAGCGGCGGCGACCTGTTCTGGAAAGCCAAGCCGGAAGTTTCCTTCATCGACCGTGACGTGCTGATCATCGACGACATCCTCGACGAAGGTCACACCCTGGGCGCGATCATCGACTTCTGCAAACACGCTGGCGCACGTAAAGTGCATACTGCGGTGCTGATCGACAAAGACCACGACCGCAAGGCCCGTCCGGACCTGAAGGCCGATTTCGTCGGCCTGCCGTGCATCGATCGTTACATCTTCGGTTACGGCATGGACTACAAAGGCTACTGGCGTAACGCCAACGGGATTTTCGCCGTTAAAGGAATGTAA
- a CDS encoding NAD(P)/FAD-dependent oxidoreductase, which translates to MTVPIAIIGTGIAGLSAAQALTDLGYVVQLFDKSRGSGGRMSSKRSDAGALDMGTQYFTARDRRFVTEVQRWQAKGWVAEWTPQLYTYHGGQLNLSPDEQTRWVGTPRMSAITRALLGDLEVHFACRITEVYRGEEHWHLQDAEGFTHGPFSHVVIATPAPQATALLASAPKLAGAAAGVKMDPTWAVALAFETPLETPMEGCFVQDSPLDWLARNRSKPGRDNTLDTWVLHATSAWSRQHIDLSKEAVIEQLHGAFAELLHDSMPAPSFSLAHRWLYARPASSHEWGTLADADLGLYACGDWCLSGRVEGAWLSGQEAARRLHEHLQ; encoded by the coding sequence ATGACTGTACCTATCGCAATCATCGGCACCGGCATCGCCGGACTCTCCGCCGCCCAGGCCCTGACGGACCTCGGGTACGTGGTTCAACTATTCGATAAAAGTCGCGGCAGCGGCGGGCGCATGTCGAGCAAGCGCAGCGATGCGGGTGCCCTGGACATGGGCACGCAATACTTCACCGCCCGCGACCGCCGCTTTGTCACGGAAGTCCAGCGCTGGCAGGCCAAAGGCTGGGTCGCCGAGTGGACGCCGCAGCTGTACACCTACCATGGCGGCCAGCTCAACCTGTCACCGGACGAGCAGACCCGCTGGGTCGGCACGCCCCGCATGAGCGCCATCACCCGCGCCCTGCTCGGTGACCTGGAAGTGCATTTCGCCTGCCGGATCACCGAGGTCTATCGCGGTGAAGAACACTGGCACCTGCAGGACGCCGAGGGCTTCACCCACGGACCGTTCAGCCACGTGGTCATCGCCACGCCGGCCCCACAGGCCACGGCTCTGCTGGCGTCAGCGCCGAAACTCGCCGGCGCCGCGGCCGGCGTGAAAATGGACCCCACCTGGGCCGTCGCGCTGGCCTTCGAAACGCCGCTGGAAACGCCCATGGAAGGCTGCTTCGTACAGGACAGCCCCCTCGACTGGCTGGCCCGCAACCGCAGCAAACCTGGACGCGACAACACCCTCGACACTTGGGTCCTGCATGCCACCAGCGCCTGGAGTCGCCAGCACATCGACCTGTCCAAGGAAGCGGTGATCGAGCAGTTGCACGGCGCCTTCGCCGAACTGCTGCACGATTCCATGCCCGCACCAAGCTTCAGCCTCGCCCACCGCTGGCTCTACGCCCGCCCCGCCAGCAGTCACGAATGGGGCACCCTGGCCGATGCCGACCTGGGGCTGTACGCCTGTGGCGACTGGTGCCTGTCCGGACGTGTCGAAGGGGCCTGGCTCAGCGGTCAGGAAGCCGCTCGCCGCTTGCATGAGCACCTGCAGTAA
- a CDS encoding TIGR01777 family oxidoreductase, which translates to MHILLTGGTGLIGRQLCRHWSGQGHRLTVWSRQPEKVAKICGTQVRGVARLEDLGQEPVDAIVNLAGAPIADRPWTHKRKALLWSSRITLTETLLAWLESREQKPWVMISGSAVGWYGDGGERELTEDSGPVSEDFASQLCIAWEETAQRAEALGIRVILIRTGLVLSAEGGFLSRLLLPFKWGLGGPIGNGRQWMPWIHINDQIALIDFLLHRNEASGPYNACAPKPVRNREFATALGGVLHRPTFMPMPAFVLKVGLGELSLLLLGGQRATPVRLLQAGFTFKFTDLRAALDDLSGRL; encoded by the coding sequence ATGCACATATTGCTGACCGGCGGTACTGGTTTGATAGGACGTCAGCTCTGCCGGCACTGGTCAGGGCAGGGCCATCGCCTGACAGTCTGGAGTCGCCAGCCTGAAAAAGTCGCGAAAATATGTGGTACCCAAGTGCGTGGAGTTGCCCGGCTGGAGGATCTGGGGCAGGAGCCGGTCGATGCGATCGTCAATCTGGCCGGAGCGCCGATTGCCGACCGGCCCTGGACACACAAGCGTAAAGCCTTGTTGTGGAGCAGCCGCATCACGCTGACTGAAACCCTGCTGGCGTGGCTTGAAAGTCGCGAGCAGAAACCATGGGTGATGATTTCCGGTTCGGCTGTCGGCTGGTATGGCGACGGTGGCGAGCGCGAACTGACCGAGGACTCGGGGCCGGTCAGCGAAGATTTCGCCAGCCAGTTATGTATCGCCTGGGAAGAGACTGCACAGCGGGCAGAAGCGCTGGGCATTCGCGTCATCCTCATTCGAACCGGGTTGGTGCTGTCGGCGGAGGGCGGCTTTTTGTCGCGGCTGTTGCTGCCCTTCAAATGGGGCCTGGGAGGGCCGATCGGCAACGGCCGGCAGTGGATGCCGTGGATTCACATCAACGATCAAATCGCCCTGATTGATTTTCTTCTGCATCGCAACGAGGCCAGCGGTCCCTATAATGCGTGCGCGCCCAAGCCTGTGCGCAACCGCGAGTTTGCCACGGCGCTGGGTGGCGTACTGCATCGCCCGACCTTCATGCCGATGCCGGCCTTCGTATTGAAGGTCGGGCTGGGCGAGTTGTCCTTGCTGTTGCTGGGCGGCCAGCGCGCCACTCCGGTGCGTTTGTTACAGGCTGGTTTCACTTTTAAGTTCACGGATTTGCGCGCGGCTCTGGACGATCTGTCCGGTCGCCTTTGA
- a CDS encoding PA4642 family protein, whose amino-acid sequence MRKDKKQVIGDEIGDEQIKLFLDFEPVDATSPSLHKLIKAYRGLRIDDFARFLTFFVEAGYDVNGKDEHGNDFIALIKDQRNAPDYIELIEKARG is encoded by the coding sequence ATGCGTAAAGATAAAAAACAAGTGATTGGTGACGAGATCGGCGATGAGCAGATCAAGTTGTTCCTCGATTTCGAACCGGTCGACGCGACTTCTCCGTCCCTGCACAAACTGATCAAGGCCTACCGTGGCCTGCGCATCGACGATTTCGCACGTTTCCTTACGTTCTTCGTCGAAGCGGGTTACGACGTGAATGGCAAGGATGAGCACGGCAATGACTTCATTGCCCTGATCAAAGATCAGCGCAACGCGCCGGATTACATCGAGCTGATCGAAAAAGCTCGCGGCTGA
- a CDS encoding MerR family transcriptional regulator → MKKALDTSAREDLGDDFKKALEEGWLPIREVARQTGVNAVTLRAWERRYGLIVPQRTPKGHRLFSADHVQRIQTILTWLNRGVAVSQVKPLLDTPQTFSEFVDNDWHALLQTLLQAVSRLQERALDDSVNQAMALYPPRTLCEHLLMPLLAALEQRWQGQFGAQMERGFFCAWLRSKFGARIYHNNRQLRTAPLLLVNHSDLPVEPHLWLTAWLISSADCPVEVFDWPLPVGELALAVELLQPRGVLLYSSKALNLVQLPKLLKGISCPKMIAGPTVCIHHAELSASTTEIADLYLAENPLSAHQALVQRGLI, encoded by the coding sequence ATGAAAAAGGCACTCGACACCAGCGCCCGCGAAGACCTCGGCGATGACTTTAAAAAGGCGCTGGAAGAAGGCTGGCTGCCGATCCGTGAAGTGGCGCGGCAAACCGGGGTCAATGCCGTGACCTTGCGCGCCTGGGAGCGGCGCTACGGCCTGATCGTGCCGCAACGCACACCCAAGGGCCATCGGTTGTTCTCGGCCGACCATGTACAACGCATCCAGACCATCCTCACCTGGCTCAACCGTGGCGTTGCCGTCAGCCAGGTCAAGCCATTGCTCGACACGCCGCAAACCTTCAGCGAGTTCGTCGACAACGATTGGCACGCCTTGCTGCAAACGTTGCTGCAGGCAGTCAGCCGATTGCAGGAACGTGCCCTGGATGACAGCGTCAATCAGGCGATGGCGTTGTATCCGCCGCGAACCCTGTGCGAGCACTTGCTGATGCCCTTGCTGGCCGCTCTGGAGCAACGCTGGCAAGGCCAGTTCGGGGCGCAGATGGAGCGGGGCTTTTTTTGTGCCTGGCTACGCAGCAAATTCGGTGCGCGCATCTACCATAACAATCGTCAGTTGCGCACCGCGCCGCTGTTGCTGGTCAACCACTCGGACCTGCCCGTGGAACCGCACCTGTGGCTCACGGCCTGGCTGATCAGCAGCGCGGACTGCCCGGTGGAGGTCTTCGACTGGCCGCTGCCTGTCGGCGAATTGGCATTGGCAGTCGAACTGCTGCAACCCCGAGGGGTTCTGCTGTACTCCAGCAAAGCCCTGAACCTGGTACAACTGCCGAAACTATTGAAAGGAATCAGTTGCCCAAAAATGATTGCCGGACCAACGGTATGCATCCACCACGCCGAGTTGTCCGCAAGTACTACCGAGATCGCTGATTTGTACCTGGCCGAAAATCCGTTGTCGGCACATCAGGCACTCGTTCAGCGCGGGCTGATTTAA
- a CDS encoding YajG family lipoprotein yields MLQRLLFGLITVTSLTLVGCAHSPQQLSPEPKLTAQLAPVGHGQPVVVRVVDGRPSPTLGTRGGLYPETSAITVQGAQILPKLQAQAEAAVRLLGFTPTANAANAPQITVTLAELKYQSPKEGMYVTEATIGATFRSDVQNANRRYSGRYGASLDQRFGMAPNQETNTKLVSDVLSDALTRLFKDPTVGQVLGE; encoded by the coding sequence ATGTTGCAACGCCTGTTGTTCGGTTTGATCACTGTGACCAGTTTGACCCTGGTTGGCTGCGCCCACAGCCCGCAACAACTGAGTCCGGAACCCAAGCTGACGGCTCAACTGGCGCCCGTCGGCCATGGTCAGCCTGTTGTGGTGCGTGTGGTGGACGGACGTCCGTCGCCAACCCTCGGCACCCGTGGTGGCCTGTACCCGGAGACCAGCGCGATTACCGTACAAGGCGCGCAGATCCTGCCGAAGCTGCAGGCCCAGGCCGAAGCTGCCGTGCGCCTGTTGGGCTTCACCCCGACCGCCAATGCGGCGAACGCACCGCAAATCACCGTGACCCTGGCCGAGCTGAAGTATCAGTCGCCTAAAGAAGGCATGTACGTGACCGAAGCGACCATCGGCGCGACGTTCCGCTCCGATGTACAGAACGCCAACCGTCGCTACAGCGGCCGTTATGGTGCGTCCCTGGATCAGCGCTTCGGTATGGCGCCGAACCAGGAAACCAACACCAAGCTGGTCAGCGATGTGCTCAGTGATGCGTTGACCCGCCTGTTCAAGGACCCGACCGTGGGTCAGGTTCTCGGCGAGTAA